One Drosophila willistoni isolate 14030-0811.24 chromosome 2R unlocalized genomic scaffold, UCI_dwil_1.1 Seg167, whole genome shotgun sequence DNA segment encodes these proteins:
- the LOC6644085 gene encoding conserved oligomeric Golgi complex subunit 3: MDDVASARNENENLRKIRNRLMQWESKTDPLAALSIEQDECLDALTNLWRNDESLSSAPAPPANATPTKAVSAPSCDDVAQLPEEGLSNTNDFLLWFVNVNSEIEQRGDASYQKYLQQLEQRKAECSDMLQQISVAMGRLQALSDEYEFVHQKTSALNTASEQLIDEQEKLQDLSQDIQRRLHYFSQVELLNQRLQSPTLSVASEAFRECLNKIDECLNYIAENPKFKDSAAFNVKYRQCLAKATGLVRNYVTNVINQATEATLHPKQNVSDATNALKAPDAAFALYYGKYQTAAAKVKRVSQLIESRLEEHSGQEYGQLMTDLQQHYLAQRASVMSPAVNSSIQNVKIAHKGDHCSLTRSACSFLVHVCQDEQRLFYQFFTTGAPHLTVYLDGLCTILYDTLRPFIIHINHLETLAEICSILRIEMLEEHVQQNPTALEAFGTTVHQLLQDVQERLVFRAHLYLQSDIQNFSPSSGDLAYPEKLEMMESIALSLQEPAQLRRSDSRVSIISSASSALETESVDTAYRVKQLNSPADLHGMWYPTVRRTLVCLSRLYRCVDRPIFQGLSQEALKLCIQSVSHAAAKISAAKTPIDGELFEIKHLLILREQIAPFRVDFTVKETSLDFSKVKTAAFGLLQKRKQLFSMGSNNALLEFLLEGTPQIKEHLLDSRKEVDRQLKTVCEQYIKDAVNMLVSPLITFLDKAQALLSSTTAPETPKANYALRQSPWASPQQISSIIQEAQRLIKAKLAVLQRAMQLYLSNRDTEFIIFRPIRNNIIQSFVKLEQLLTTNGYSSDDMIISSCPSAEQVSILLSSASILATETVASFARKISTSSSVEGRKLSTLTTNPELAEEQSQTTENEEAEPAIEEKVEPVTTA; this comes from the exons ATGGATGACGTCGCCAGCGCTCGCAATGAGAATGAAAATTTACGGAAAATTCGGAACCGCTTGATGCAATGGGAGTCTAAGACTGATCCCTTGGCAGCGCTAAGTATAGAGCAAGATGAGTGTTTGGATGCCTTGACCAATTTGTGGCGCAACGACGAGAGCCTGAGTTCAGCTCCAGCG CCACCGGCTAATGCCACGCCCACTAAGGCTGTAAGTGCGCCTAGTTGTGATGACGTAGCGCAGCTCCCTGAGGAAGGCCTTAGCAACACAAACGATTTCCTTTTGTGGTTTGTAAATGTAAACTCGGAGATCGAGCAACGTGGCGATGCCAGCTATCAAAAATATCTACAGCAATTGGAACAACGCAAAGCGGAATGTTCCGATATGCTGCAACAGATATCGGTGGCCATGGGACGGCTGCAGGCGCTAAGCGATGAGTACGAGTTTGTCCATCAAAAGACTAGTGCCTTGAACACGGCCAGCGAGCAATTGATCGATGAGCAAGAAAAGCTGCAAGATTTGAGCCAGGATATACAAAGGCGTCTGCACTATTTCAGTCAGGTTGAGTTATTGAATCAACGCTTACAAAGTCCAACATTATCAGTGGCCAGCGAAGCATTCCGTGAGTGCCTAAATAAGATTGACGAATGCCTAAACTATATAGCCGAGAAT CCCAAATTCAAAGATTCGGCTGCCTTCAATGTAAAGTATCGACAATGTTTGGCCAAAGCCACAGGATTAGTGCGAAACTATGTAACGAATGTGATCAATCAGGCAACGGAAGCCACTCTGCATCCGAAACAGAATGTTTCAGATGCCACAAATGCCCTAAAAGCTCCTGATGCGGCATTTGCGCTGTACTATGGCAAATATcaaacagcagcagcgaaAGTGAAGCGGGTTTCCCAATTGATTGAATCACGGCTGGAAGAGCACAGTGGCCAGGAGTATGGTCAACTGATGACGGATTTGCAGCAACATTATTTGGCACAAAGAGCCAGTGTGATGTCACCGGCCGTTAATTCATCCAtacaaaatgtgaaaattgCTCACAAAGGAGATCATTGCTCACTGACGCGAAGTGCCTGTTCGTTTTTGGTGCATGTATGTCAGGATGAGCAGCGTTtgttttatcaattttttacAACAGGAGCTCCACACTTAAC TGTCTATCTGGATGGGCTTTGTACCATTTTGTATGATACTTTGCGGCCTTTTATCATACACATTAATCATTTGGAGACTCTGGCCGAGATTTGCTCGATACTTCGCATCGAAATGCTTGAGGAACATGTGCAACAGAATC CTACAGCACTCGAGGCTTTTGGGACAACAGTACATCAGTTACTGCAGGATGTCCAAGAACGTTTGGTTTTTCGTGCCCATTTGTATCTTCAATCGGATATACAAAACTTTAGCCCATCCTCTGGTGATCTGGCCTATCCAGAGAAACTCGAAATGATGGAG AGCATTGCCTTGTCTCTGCAAGAGCCTGCCCAGCTAAGACGTTCTGATTCCCGTGTGTCCATAATATCAAGTGCATCGAGTGCTCTGGAAACTGAAAGTGTGGACACAGCCTATAGAGTGAAACAATTGA atTCACCAGCCGATTTACATGGCATGTGGTATCCTACAGTACGTCGTACTTTAGTTTGTCTCTCTCGTCTATATCGCTGTGTCGATCGTCCAATTTTCCAAGGATTATCACAGGAAGCTCTCAAACTCTGTATACAGAGTGTTTCACACGCTGCTGCAAAAATTTCGGCAGCTAAGACACCCATCGATGGTGAATTATTTGAAATCAAACATTTACTTATCCTAAGAGAGCAGATTGCTCCATTCCGAGTGGATTTCACAGTTAAAGAGACATCGTTGGACTTTAGTAAAGTGAAAACTGCTGCATTTGGCTTACTGCAAAAACGCAAACAACTTTTCTCGATGGGTAGCAATAATGCTCTGCTCGAATTCTTGTTAGAGGGTACGCCGCAAATCAAAGAGCATTTGCTTGACTCTCGCAAGGAAGTAGATCGCCAGTTGAAGACAGTTTGTGAACAATACATTAAGGATGCCGTGAATATGTTAGTCTCACCATTGATAACATTCCTGGACAAGGCCCAAGCTCTACTCTCTTCAACAACTGCACCAGAGACGCCTAAAGCAAACTATGCCTTAAGGCAAAGCCCTTGGGCTAGTCCACAACAAATAAGCAGCATTATTCAAGAGGCTCAGCGCTTGATCAAGGCTAAATTGGCAGTGTTACAACGGGCAATGCAACTATATCTCAGTAATCGTGATACGGAATTCATCATCTTTCGACCCATACGC AATAACATTATTCAATCGTTTGTCAAATTGGAACAATTGTTAACAACGAATGGCTATTCCAGCGATGATATGATCATTAGTAGTTGTCCCTCAGCGGAACAGGTTTCAATATTACTGTCCAGTGCCAGTATCTTAGCCACTGAGACTGTCGCAAGTTTTGCACGAAAAATCAGTACCTCATCCTCAGTAGAGGGACGAAAATTGAGCACATTGACTACTAATCCCGAATTGGCGGAAGAGCAGTCGCAGACAACGGAAAACGAGGAAGCTGAACCAGCGATAGAAGAAAAAGTTGAGCCAGTTACCACGGCATAG
- the LOC6644086 gene encoding AN1-type zinc finger protein 2A — protein sequence MEFPHLGQHCNESTCNRLDFLPVKCDSCDKVFCASHYNYDRHNCPGAYKKNVQVPICPLCHEPVPTPPGTEPDLTVGQHIDKQCKSESKKIYTNRCNAKGCKRKELIPLKCSQCHLNFCLRHRHTSDHDCQSQAKKDDASKSSQSIFKTTSDPRSKAAQAAENRRQKKPANAFFNSNPRPRPVQATQVQNIQGNMSEDEALARALALSIMEQDDNATSSGANSQLPATNNTQSVTVGGRDSQQSSAKDKCSLS from the exons ATGGAGTTTCCACATTTGGGACAACACTGCAACGAAAGTACATGCAACAGACTGG atttcTTGCCTGTAAAGTGCGATTCATGCGACAAGGTGTTCTGTGCGTCACATTACAATTACGACCGTCACAATTGCCCAGGGGCTTATAAAAAGAATGTGCAAGTCCCCATTTGCCCGCTCTGCCACGAGCCAGTTCCTACGCCTCCTGGCACTGAACCGGATCTGACCGTTGGCCAACACATtgataaacaatgtaaatcgGAGAGCaagaaaatttatacaaatcgCTGCAACGCCAAAGGCTGTAAACGAAAGGAGTTGATTCCGTTAAAGTGCTCGCAGTGTCATTTAAATTTCTGCCTACGTCATCGTCATACCAGTGATCACGATTGCCAGTCGCAAGCGAAAAAAGATGATGCTTCTAAATCCTCTCAGTCTATATTCAAAACCACCTCAGATCCGCGATCGAAAGCCGCCCAAGCAGCCGAAAATCGTCGCCAGAAGAAGCCagcaaatgcatttttcaaCTCAAATCCTCGACCAAGACCAGTGCAGGCCACACAAGTACAAAATATTCAAGGAAACATG AGCGAAGATGAGGCACTGGCCCGTGCTTTAGCCCTGTCCATTATGGAACAGGATGATAATGCAACATCCTCAGGAGCAAACAGTCAACTACCAGCAACCAATAACACACAGAGTGTGACTGTAGGTGGTCGTGATAGCCAACAGTCCAGTGCCAAGGATAAATGCTCGCTATCATAG
- the LOC6644155 gene encoding sorting nexin-2, with amino-acid sequence MDVESPEHNREFADVDINNGDGAASASDEEEEVPAPGSVTLDENNDLFVSAISPGDVTHQLQEVLNDDGDYFIKITISDPQKIGDGMGSYLAYKVTTKTNIPKFKRNEFSTLRRFSDFLGIHDLLVGKYMRLGRIIPPAPSKNIIGSTKVKISPQQTEPGTPINQEWIEIRRAALERFVHRTAQHPILRVDLDFMNFLESDQELPRAVNTSALSGAGVIRLFNKVGETVNKITYKMDENDPWFDDKITEVENLDANLQKLHNAMKSLVTSRRELSVLTGLVAKSAAMLSTCEEHTGLSRALSNLADVEEKIELLRSEQANSDFYILAEFIKDYLGLFGAIKCIFHERVKAFQNWQYAQMQLSKRRENRGRFELANRVDKLDQAQQEVEEWQGKVQRCQQQFDDISSEIKREMERFELTRVKDFKANIIKYIEDQMAHQQQIVSYWEAFAPFAREIV; translated from the exons ATGGACGTCGAAAGCCCCGAGCACAACAGAGAATTTGCTGATGTGGATATTAACAATGGGGATGGGGCGGCATCGGCATCTGACGAGGAAGAGGAGGTGCCAGCTCCCGGCAGTGTGACTCTTGATGAAAATAATGATTTATTCGTATCGGCCATAAGTCCGGGTGACGTTACACAC CAACTGCAGGAAGTTCTAAATGACGATGGTGATTACtttattaaaattacaatATCCGATCCTCAAAAAATTGGCGATGGCATGGGCTCATATTTGGCCTACAA GGTGACAACAAAGACGAACATTCCCAAATTTAAGCGCAATGAGTTTAGTACATTGCGTCGATTTAGCGATTTCTTGGGCATTCATGATCTGCTGGTGGGCAAGTATATGCGGCTGGGCCGAATTATTCCTCCAGCTCCGTCAAAGAACATTATTGGCAGCACAAAGGTCAAGATTAGTCCACAGCAAACAGAACCAGGAACGCCAATCAATCAGGAATGGATTGAGATTCGTCGTGCCGCCTTAGAACGTTTCGTTCATCGTACTGCCCAGCATCCAATTTTGCGTGTGGATCTCGATTTCATGAATTTTTTGGAAAGCGACCAAGAGCTGCCCCGTGCCGTGAATACCTCGGCGTTAAGTGGGGCTGGTGTCATTCGCTTGTTCAACAAGGTGGGCGAGACTGTTAACAAGATTACGTACAAAATGGATGAAAATGATCCTTGGTTCGACGATAAAATTACCGAAGTGGAAAATTTGGATGCTAATTTGCAGAAGCTTCATAATGCAATGAAATCGTTGGTCACTTCGCGACGCGAATTGTCAGTGTTAACGGGTCTAGTGGCAAAATCCGCTGCCATGTTGAGCACTTGCGAGGAACATACTGGACTCTCTAGGGCCTTGTCCAATTTGGCGGATGTAGAGGAAAAAATCGAATTGTTGCGTTCAGAACAGGCTAATTCAGATTTTTATATTCTGGCCGAGTTCATTAAGGACTATTTGGGCCTATTTGGCGCCATTAAATGTATATTTCATGAGCGTGTCAAGGCTTTTCAAAATTGGCAATATGCCCAAATGCAGTTATCCAAGCGACGAGAAAATCGTGGACGATTTGAATTAGCCAATCGGGTCGATAAACTGGATCAAGCACAGCAGGAAGTTGAAGAG TGGCAAGGCAAAGTACAACGTTGCCAGCAACAGTTTGATGACATATCGTCGGAAATAAAGCGCGAAATGGAACGTTTTGAACTAACTAGAGTGAAAGACTTTAAAGCAAATATCATTAAATATATCGAAGATCAAATGGCACATCAGCAACAG ATTGTCAGCTACTGGGAAGCTTTTGCCCCATTTGCCCGTGAAATTGTTTAA
- the LOC6644156 gene encoding thioredoxin reductase-like selenoprotein T homolog CG3887, translating into MDALNGRNLALLVLCLCACYALAAEGDGAKEIPPTKFAQNIAAPTMTFLYCYSCGYRKAFEDYVNILGEKYPQIQVHGANYDPPGLNYYLSKLIFALKICIIVSVVSSVSPFTFLGLNTPGWWGHLQTNKIYACMMIFFLGNMLEGQLISSGAFEISLNDVPVWSKLQTGRFPSPEVLFQIIDNQLQFTEKIQENPDFVK; encoded by the exons ATGGACGCTTTAAATGGTAGAAACTTGGCTTTGCTAGTACTCTGTTTATGTGCCTGCTACGCTTTAGCTGCTGAAGGAGATGGGGCCAAGGAAATACCGCCCACAAAATTTGCACAAAATATCGCTGCGCCGACGATGACTTTTCTTTATTG CTACTCATGCGGCTACCGCAAAGCTTTTGAGGATTATGTCAACATATTGGGCGAGAAATATCCTCAAATACAAGTGCATGGAGCCAACTACGATCCACCCGGCTTAAACTATTACTTGTCCAAACTGATATTCGCTCTCAAGATCTGCATCATTGTGTCGGTGGTTAGCTCGGTTAGTCCGTTTACATTTTTGGGACTCAACACACCCGGATGGTGGGGTCATTTGCAGACAAATAAAATCTATGCCTGCATGATGATCTTTTTCTTGGGCAACATGCTCGAGGGTCAGCTAATATCGTCTGGAGCATTTGAGATATCACTGAATGATGTTCCTGTGTGGTCAAAACTCCAAACAGGTCGGTTTCCATCGCCAGAAGTCCTATTCCAAATCATTGATAACCAGTTACAGTTTACCGAAAAGATTCAGGAGAATCCCGACTTTGTTAAATAA
- the LOC6644157 gene encoding collagen alpha-1(IV) chain yields the protein MLPRDLLNLSGVLGAVCVIASFISIAHAAKECNSTVCDCKGLKGRIGAIGPPGVTGREGPPGELGPPGPYGYVGEKGDAGEYGETGEKGHRGDIGPFGEQGAPGARGTPGIHGTPGPRGLDGCDGRPGVGGNAGTSGENGRRGPMGKPGLPGPVGDAGEGGINSKGTKGSRGVRGPDGEGGQIGFSGPRGHKGDTGYAGFGGEKGQQGEQGYKGEMGVPEYSPALAGRPGAKGEPGEGEAGALTYDESLKGYKGSQGQVGEPGLRGVFGEPGQFGRDGLPGSRGDIGAPGERGKPGKPGDPGVAGDKGVKGAPGYNGDDGEDGRPGEIGEDGFDGMPGVQGPPGPQGVYDPSLDKSLPGPTGPQGEIGPLGPPGLNGVPGKPGRRGPSGEAGPPGEQGLSGIRGPPGRSDRGEEGDYGLMGPPGPQGPTGEAGPPGRFGATGDHGRTVYGPKGQPGANGLPGTDGYRGERGEVGIPGDKGLPGEGFNIVGPQGFQGPPGTRGRPGDDGLHGLRGYPGSKGIRGDDCGICHAGPRGLKGIIGDAGYPGQHGPRGLVGITGPRGFKGERGKPGLPGFKGMRGTAGIPGEAGRPGRSGLPGIRESIGSRREPEIGDKGDIGARGEAGLQGDSGLDGFYGAPGQRGEIGLRGDYGDAGRPGRDGAPGRNGREGKPGLPPQVPKFYLTGEHGYNGRKGARGDTGHKGFKGDKGEPTPGLIFDNRGDPGDFGYPGEPGFRGPKGESGEPGLQGENGDVGPQGEIIPGPQGAKGYPGIIGDFGLHGAPGLPGLDGEPGLDGGVGYKGQRGEPGQYILPGERGEPGIPGQKGIIGSEGRIGFPGPAGRDGPKGIRGEKGDDGNYGLQGLPGNKGQIGDYLMGPPGQAGAPGVNGRAAPHGIKGQKGEIGFYGEKGQNGAKGSIGFSGRRGPIGDPGQSGVPGVAGISGLYGIPGEQGDRGDIGFDGRPGDIGPRGENGEMGLKGITGDVGAFGYPGVNGIPGRKGEQGDRGLPGRRGIKGVASYSGIKGEAGEPGWAGAPGPKGAAGYKGSRGLDGDSLQAVNGSPGRKGEAGVPGFNGIIGRDGLKGTPGNAGLPGPSGETGDVGDTGLPGYRGRNGAPGLKGETGPIGPPGEIGLQGETGDDGYNGLKGEIGDQGPQGVSGERGIDGERGDEGERGPAQITAGFIRIKGAPGARGEVGLKGQKGERGLVGFPGARGFQGEIGDIGFGGQAGFDGAPGVKGLPGNRGLRGPPGLRLAAEKGDEGDIGYDGLPGRPGRYGQKGAPGEQGEYGLNGEIGHVGPSLEGPPGPQGEVGYPGAPGRPGIHGQPGIKGERGDEGWQGEQGEPGFAIYGAQGDAGDIGYQGAPGLDGAKGEQGEQGRPGRYGRVGPRGPRGPSGDAGWSGIDGIDGLDGEKGEAGVTYSYNYAQPGDRGEPGLDGFKGERGDAGLPGFAGSVGLVGITGYQGDQGEIGLIGPDGPTGQRGDIGEIGLTGRTGLQGRPGLPGDPAPPPPPPKSRGFIFTRHSQSVRVPECPANTNLLWEGYSLSGNVASSRSVGQDLGQSGSCLLRFTTMPYMFCDVNNVCNYAQNNDDSLWLSTDEPMPMTMTPIQSRDLMKYISRCVVCETSTRIIALHSQSMSLPECPGGWEEMWNGYSYYMTTMDNTGGIGQNLVSPGSCLEQFRANPVIECHGHGRCNYYDALASFWLAVIEEQDQFVQPRQQTLKADHTSKISRCTVCRRRGDSFLTRRTSTSGTYSSSSFSASSSSRSDPRYSSSSGYNTGSSSGRSGSGSGSVGSNGYQTGFNSGSSYRTNVGSAGGVGGGVGGGVSSSRSGFGSGSVGSNGYQAELPSVSQSSAPANYYNINRNNIRRPNDNRNTYNQYARYGDQRAYRRRPREDTFAP from the exons gaATGCAATAGTACAGTATGCGATTGCAAGGGCCTGAAGGGAAGAATTGGCGCTATTGGTCCACCAGGTGTTACTGGTCGTGAGGGACCTCCTGGGGAGTTGGGACCCCCCGGTCCTTACGGTTATGTCGGCGAAAAGGGAGATGCCGGAGAATATGGTGAAACAGGCGAGAAAGGTCACCGC GGTGACATAGGACCATTTGGAGAACAGGGAGCCCCTGGTGCACGA GGTACGCCTGGCATACATGGTACTCCAGGACCACGTGGTCTCGATGGATGCGATGGTCGTCCTGGTGTTGGTGGAAATGCTGGAACATCTGGAGAAAATGGTAGACGAGGACCAATGGGAAAACCCGGTCTGCCAGGTCCAGTTGGTGATGCCGGTGAGGGTGGCATCAACTCCAAGGGTACGAAGGGAAGCCGCGGTGTGAGGGGACCTGATGGAGAGGGTGGACAGATCGGTTTTAGTGGGCCACGGGGTCACAAAGGAGACACGGGCTATGCAGGCTTTGGTGGCGAGAAAGGACAACAAGGTGAACAAGGTTACAAAGGAGAAATGGGAGTACCCGAGTACTCCCCGGCTTTAGCGGGTCGACCTGGCGCCAAGGGTGAACCAGGAGAAGGCGAAGCCGGTGCATTGACATATGATGAGTCGTTAAAAGGTTATAAAGGTTCTCAGGGCCAGGTTGGAGAACCCGGTCTAAGGGGAGTTTTCGGAGAACCTGGACAATTTGGTCGTGATGGCTTGCCGGGATCTAGAGGTGATATTGGAGCGCCTGGTGAACGAGGCAAACCCGGTAAGCCAGGAGATCCTGGTGTAGCTGGCGATAAGGGTGTTAAAGGAGCTCCTGGCTATAACGGCGACGACGGAGAGGATGGTAGACCTGGAGAAATCGGTGAAGATGGTTTTGACGGCATGCCAGGTGTTCAGGGGCCACCCGGTCCACAGGGAGTCTACGATCCGAGCTTGGACAAATCGCTACCCGGACCCACAGGACCTCAGGGTGAAATCGGTCCATTGGGACCCCCGGGTCTAAACGGAGTACCTGGTAAACCTGGACGCAGAGGACCTTCCGGCGAGGCTGGTCCTCCTGGTGAGCAAGGTTTAAGCGGCATTCGTGGCCCACCGGGCCGAAGCGATAGGGGCGAAGAGGGTGATTATGGTCTAATGGGTCCACCTGGCCCCCAAGGACCAACAGGCGAGGCTGGGCCTCCTGGTCGCTTTGGCGCAACAGGAGACCATGGCAGAACTGTTTATGGACCCAAGGGTCAACCTGGAGCCAATGGTTTACCTGGAACAGATGGCTATCGCGGCGAACGTGGTGAGGTCGGAATACCTGGAGACAAGGGTCTCCCTGGAGAGGGATTCAACATTGTGGGGCCACAAGGATTCCAGGGTCCTCCTGGCACCCGTGGACGCCCCGGCGATGATGGACTCCATGGCTTAAGGGGATATCCTGGCTCCAAAGGTATACGCGGCGATGACTGCGGCATTTGTCATGCTGGTCCCCGAGGCTTAAAGGGTATTATTGGCGACGCTGGCTATCCTGGGCAACATGGACCTCGTGGCTTGGTCGGTATTACCGGTCCTCGGGGCTTTAAAGGAGAACGCGGAAAGCCCGGATTGCCTGGTTTTAAGGGCATGCGCGGAACAGCTGGTATCCCCGGAGAAGCTGGTCGTCCGGGTAGATCCGGTCTTCCTGGAATTCGTGAGTCGATTGGTAGTAGAAGAGAACCAGAAATTGGCGACAAGGGAGATATTGGAGCACGTGGAGAAGCGGGTCTGCAAGGTGATAGCGGCTTAGATGGATTTTATGGAGCTCCCGGACAAAGAGGAGAAATCGGCCTTCGTGGAGACTATGGAGATGCTGGACGTCCCGGTCGTGACGGAGCTCCTGGCCGCAATGGTCGCGAAGGAAAGCCTGGCCTTCCACCACAGGTGCCCAAATTTTATCTTACTGGCGAACATGGTTACAACGGACGAAA GGGTGCGCGTGGAGACACTGGCCATAAAGGATTCAAGGGCGACAAGGGTGAGCCCACGCCTGGCTTGATTTTTGACAACAGAGGCGATCCCGGAGATTTCGGATATCCTGGTGAACCAGGTTTCCGAGGACCCAAGGGCGAAAGCGGTGAGCCAGGATTACAGGGTGAAAATGGTGATGTGGGACCTCAAGGAGAGATTATTCCTGGCCCGCAAGGTGCAAAGGGCTATCCGGGCATAATTGGAGATTTTGGGTTGCATGGAGCTCCTGGCTTGCCAGGTCTTGACGGTGAACCTGGTCTAGACGGTGGTGTTGGATACAAAGGACAACGTGGTGAACCAGGACAATACATACTGCCGGGCGAACGCGGAGAACCAGGAATACCTGGCCAAAAGGGCATTATTGGAAGTGAAGGTCGAATTGGTTTCCCTGGACCCGCCGGACGGGACGGACCTAAAGGTATCAGAGGTGAGAAGGGAGACGACGGTAATTATGGACTACAAGGACTACCCGGTAACAAGGGTCAGATCGGTGATTACCTAATGGGTCCACCTGGACAAGCTGGTGCACCCGGTGTTAATGGTCGTGCAGCTCCTCATGGCATCAAAGGACAGAAGGGAGAAATTGGATTTTACGGTGAAAAGGGCCAGAATGGTGCCAAGGGTAGTATCGGCTTTTCTGGACGTCGGGGCCCCATTGGTGATCCAGGACAATCTGGAGTACCTGGTGTTGCTGGTATTTCTGGACTTTATGGCATACCTGGTGAGCAAGGAGATCGTGGCGACATTGGTTTCGATGGACGTCCTGGAGACATAGGCCCCCGCGGAGAAAATGGCGAAATGGGACTTAAAG GTATAACTGGAGATGTTGGAGCTTTTGGATATCCTGGCGTTAATGGCATTCCCGGCAGAAAAGGAGAACAGGGTGACCGCGGTCTTCCTGGAAGACGTGGTATTAAGGGTGTTGCCTCATATAGTGGCATTAAAGGCGAGGCTGGAGAGCCTGGATGGGCTGGAGCTCCTGGTCCCAAGGGAGCTGCTGGATATAAGGGATCTCGTGGTCTTGATGGTGACTCTTTGCAAGCCGTAAACGGTAGTCCAGGTAGAAAAGGCGAAGCCGGTGTGCCCGGCTTTAATGGAATAATTGGAAGAGATGGACTTAAAGGAACTCCCGGCAATGCTGGATTGCCTGGTCCCTCTGGTGAAACGGGTGATGTAGGCGATACTGGATTGCCTGGCTATCGCGGTCGTAACGGAGCTCCCGGCCTAAAAGGAGAGACTGGCCCCATCGGTCCACCCGGAGAGATAGGTTTGCAGGGCGAGACAGGCGATGATGGCTATAATGGCCTTAAAGGCGAGATCGGTGACCAGGGTCCACAAGGTGTGTCTGGCGAACGCGGAATTGATGGAGAACGTGGAGATGAAGGAGAACGAGGACCGGCTCAAATCACGGCAGGATTCATAAGAATAAAAGGTGCTCCTGGAGCTCGCGGAGAAGTTGGCTTGAAAGGTCAAAAGGGTGAGCGCGGCTTAGTTGGATTCCCTGGCGCCAGAGGTTTCCAGGGTGAGATAGGTGATATTGGATTTGGTGGACAAGCTGGTTTTGATGGTGCTCCCGGTGTTAAGGGATTGCCTGGTAATAGGGGTCTTAGAGGACCTCCGGGTTTGAGATTAGCTGCAGAAAAGGGCGATGAAGGTGATATCGGCTATGACGGCCTGCCCGGACGTCCAGGTCGCTATGGTCAGAAAGGAGCACCTGGAGAGCAGGGCGAGTACGGATTAAACGGTGAAATTGGACATGTGGGTCCAAGCCTAGAGGGTCCTCCTGGTCCGCAGGGTGAAGTAGGTTACCCCGGAGCTCCGGGTCGTCCCGGTATACATGGACAACCTGGAATCAAGGGTGAACGTGGTGATGAAGGATGGCAAGGTGAGCAGGGAGAGCCTGGATTTGCGATTTATGGAGCACAAGGTGATGCTGGTGATATTGGATACCAAGGAGCGCCTGGCCTTGATGGGGCCAAGGGTGAGCAGGGCGAACAAGGACGACCAGGACGCTATGGAAGGGTTGGTCCACGAGGTCCTCGTGGTCCTAGCGGCGATGCTGGCTGGAGCGGTATTGATGGAATAGATGGACTCGATGGCGAGAAGGGAGAAGCTGGAGTAACATATTCATACAATTATGCCCAACCTGGAGACCGCGGCGAACCTGGATTAGATGGATTTAAGGGTGAACGAGGTGACGCTGGCTTGCCCGGATTCGCGGGTTCCGTGGGACTGGTTGGCATAACAGGTTATCAGGGAGATCAGGGAGAGATCGGTTTAATAGGTCCTGATGGACCAACCGGTCAACGTGGTGATATTGGTGAAATTGGTCTAACTGGTCGTACGGGTCTACAAGGTCGTCCTGGTCTGCCTGGTGATCCAGCACCacccccaccaccaccaaaaaGTCGTGGATTTATTTTCACTCGGCACTCACAATCAGTACGAGTTCCTGAATGTCCGGCTAATACAAACTTACTGTGGGAGGGTTATTCACTATCCGGTAATGTGGCCAGTAGTCGATCCGTGGGTCAGGATTTGGGTCAATCTGGTTCCTGCCTTTTGCGCTTTACAACGATGCCTTACATGTTCTGCGATGTCAACAATGTGTGCAACTATGCCCAGAATAATGATGACAGTCTTTGGCTGTCTACAGACGAGCCCATGCCCATGACAATGACACCCATTCAATCCAGAGATCTTATGAAATATATCTCTCG tTGCGTTGTTTGTGAAACATCGACTAGAATTATTGCCTTGCACTCGCAATCCATGTCCCTACCAGAATGTCCTGGAGGCTGGGAAGAAATGTGGAATGGCTACAGTTACTATATG ACAACCATGGATAACACAGGAGGTATTGGTCAAAATCTAGTATCTCCAGGATCTTGTTTGGAACAGTTCCGTGCAAATCCTGTTATCGAGTGCCATGGCCACGGACGTTGTAATTACTATGACGCACTGGCCTCCTTCTGGTTGGCCGTCATTGAGGAGCAAGATCAATTTGTTCAGCCACGCCAGCAGACGCTTAAGGCCGATCACACTAGCAAGATTAGCAG ATGTACCGTTTGTCGACGACGTGGAGATAGTTTTCTTACCCGTCGTACATCCACATCTGGAACGTATTCATCCTCGTCATTCTCCGCATCCTCATCGTCACGATCGGATCCACGTTACTCGAGTTCATCTGGTTACAACACGGGATCCTCATCCGGTAGATCCGGTTCTGGATCCGGATCGGTAGGATCAAATGGTTATCAGACTGGTTTTAATTCTGGATCCTCCTATAGAACCAATGTGGGATCAGCAGGTGGAGTAGGAGGAGGAGTAGGAGGTGGAGTTTCCTCATCTAGATCTGGCTTCGGGTCAGGATCGGTAGGTTCAAATGGTTATCAGGCTGAATTGCCATCCGTGTCTCAGTCGTCGGCTCCAGCAAACTACTATAACATCAATAGAAACAATATACGACGACCCAATGACAACAGGAACACCTACAACCAGTACGCGCGCTACGGAGATCAGCGAGCTTATCGTCGACGCCCGCGCGAAGATACATTCGCTCCATAG